A DNA window from Camelina sativa cultivar DH55 chromosome 13, Cs, whole genome shotgun sequence contains the following coding sequences:
- the LOC104737783 gene encoding serine/threonine-protein kinase STN8, chloroplastic, whose protein sequence is MASLLSPATTAAVAFHSCGFSTTHSPFSSQNSLFLLSRRSGMMRCSFSPQDIVPLDSLSHLPAVLEFQNSFSDSQKWGFFASAGLVWFYLTARPGVLIGAIDAYLLAPLQLALDTLFGTRRLKRSDFLVTEKLGEGSFGVVYAGVLLPKNSTVNDDVRVSKARAKAMDFTGEFKQRVILKKVKLGVRGAEEFGDYEEWFNYRLSRAAPETCAEFLGSFVADKTNTMFTKGGKWLVWRFEGDRDLADYMKDRSFP, encoded by the exons atggcctctcttctctctcccgcCACCACCGCGGCCGTAGCATTTCACTCTTGCGGCTTCTCCACCACGCACTCTCCCTTTTCATCCCAAAACAGCCTTTTCCTTCTCAGCCGCCGGAGTGGCATGATGAGATGCAGTTTCTCTCCTCAGGACATTGTTCCTCTTGATTCTCTATCCCATCTCCCTGCTGTCCTTGAGTTTCAGAATTCCTTTTCGGATTCCCAGAAATGGGGATTCTTTGCTTCCGCCGGACTCGTCTGGTTTTACCTCACCGCCAGGCCCGGCGTTCTCATCGGCGCCATTGACGCCTACCTTCTCGCTCCCCTCCAGCTTGCCCTCGACACTCTTTTTGGGACTAGGAGGTTGAAGAGGTCAGATTTCTTGGTCACTGAGAAACTCGGCGAAGGCTCTTTCGGCGTGGTCTATGCCGGCGTCCTGCTCCCCAAGAACTCTACTGTTAATGATGACGTCAGGGTTAGCAAAGCTCGAGCTAAAGCTATGGACTTTACCGGAGAATTCAAGCAGAGAGTCATTCTCAAGAag GTGAAGCTAGGAGTACGAGGTGCGGAGGAATTCGGCGACTACGAAGAGTGGTTCAACTACAGACTCTCAAGGGCGGCTCCTGAGACCTGCGCTGAGTTTCTCGGAAGCTTTGTCGCAGACAAGACCAACACCATGTTTACCAAAGGCGGCAAATGGCTTGTCTGGAGGTTCGAG GGGGACCGTGACCTCGCTGATTACATGAAAGATCGGAGCTTCCCT
- the LOC104734112 gene encoding probable WRKY transcription factor 62: MNSCQQKAMEKLLHGRGCANQLLVMDHTESDSSMEREDLAKSVLHCFSDALSILIDTNHEHQDDQSNNSSPQDSSPVLESSRKPLHKRGRKASMAESSDYHRHESSTPIYHDGFLWRKYGQKQIKESDHQRSYYKCAYTKDQNCEAKKQVQKIQHNPPLYSTTYFGYHTCQLHQAYATFPIDTSDPEDHEGSHMIRFGHPNTSFFSSSSTNSLCQHQSQNQNQNQNHIKDEYMTTPDKAEEWSPSQWMSSEVAHAVEAFEFNPFWTSHDLSS, translated from the exons atgAACTCTTGCCAACAAAAGGCCATGGAGAAGCTGCTTCACGGCCGTGGGTGCGCCAACCAGCTGCTCGTCATGGACCACACCGAGTCAGATTCGTCCATGGAAAGGGAGGATTTGGCCAAGTCCGTCCTCCATTGTTTCTCAGATGCTCTCTCCATCTTGATCGACACTAATCATGAGCACCAAGACGATCAATCCAATAACTCATCTCCTCAGGACTCTTCTCCTGTTCTTGAGAGCTCAAGGAAACCACTTCACAAGAGGGGAAG AAAGGCATCAATGGCAGAGAGCTCAGACTACCATAGACATGAATCCTCAACCCCGATCTACCACGACGGTTTCCTCTGGAGGAAATACGGACAAAAGCAGATCAAAGAATCTGATCACCAAAGAAGTTACTACAAGTGTGCATACACAAAGGACCAGAACTGTGAAGCAAAGAAGCAGGTTCAAAAGATCCAGCACAATCCACCATTGTACTCAACCACTTACTTCGGCTACCACACATGCCAGCTCCATCAAGCTTATGCAACTTTTCCCATTGACACCTCTGACCCCGAAGACCACGAGGGATCCCACATGATCCGATTTGGTCACCCCAACAccagcttcttctcctcctcctccaccaataGCCTCTGTCAACATCAGagtcagaatcagaatcagaatcagaatcacaTCAAAGATGAATACATGACGACACCGGATAAAGCAGAAGAGTGGTCTCCATCCCAGTGGATGTCGTCCGAGGTTGCCCACGCGGTGGAGGCTTTCGAGTTCAACCCCTTTTGGACATCTCATGACTTATCATCATGA